The DNA region ACCTTTTGATCTCATCATTATTAATGACATTTCTGGAATAGCTGTAAATTTTCAAAGCTTAATTTTAGCTTTTGTTTGTTAAGCGATTTGCGATATGCATGGTTGCCCATTTGCTTACTAGGAAGCCATATTGAAGTTAGGTTGTGTTGTTCTTGATTTTCCTCCTCTCCCTGTTGAGGATATGATGTACTGGTTTATGATCTAAATTAATGTTAcgactgcttttttttttttccaaaaaaaatcaatttaggtCTTgaactgttatttagttttcGTACTATTGGATGTTATCAAGTAATTCTACGAAAAGGATTATTAGCAGAGTTTCAGAGAGGAGAAAAGCTTATTTTCAGTATGTAAAATCATCTGGtcaaatacaatttatataggAGTTGGAGGATCATTTATCATGGCATTTACCctgataataaaattttattttctggGAGGTTAAGGTTGGAGCAAAAGAATGAGGTTGGTGTTGGTGGGATTGTGGTGCTTGTTGAGAACTGAATTAATTGTATTGAATGACAACATAGTTCAAAGATACAGAttatatggatatatataatgagagaatctcaGGCAGACTAGAATTGATAATTACAGGAAGCCTAGAATAGGGGGTCATAATCTAACTCAAATACATATAGTCCTAATACTCTCCCTCAAACACAGGGTAAGTTAGAATAGGGGGTCATAAtctaactcaaatacatagagtcctaatactctccctcaagcacagggtaagctagtaacctgtagcttgtctctaaaaaaagaaaatttaggaCCAGATAGAACTTtagtaaagatatcagcaaTGCAAGTTGATCTTTGGTTGAAATAAAGAATTGCTTCAAAAAGATGAATTTAAAACAATTGGGATGAACATTGTTCAAAAATGTCAAGGTTTACCACTCATAGTTGTGGTAATGGCAGGGCTTCTATCTAAAACCAATAAGTCAATAGATGAATGgggaaaatttgaaaaagaattaaattctCTATTGGCTTTAGACCTTCATGAGCAATTTTCAAGAATGTTCAGTTTGAGTTACAACCAGTTGCCTAGTCATTTGAAGGTTTGCATTTTGTATTTAGGAGTTTTTCATAAAGATAGTGATATTCCAATTAAAAAGCTCATTAGGTTATGGATTGCAGAAGGATTTGTAGAGACGAGGGGTCATAGAAGGACACTAGAAGAAGTAGGTAGAGATTGTTTGAAAGATCTTATTGATAGAAGTTTAGTTATGGTTAATGAGAGAAGCTTTGATGGCCAAATCAAGACCTGTTGGATGCATGGTCTGTTACATGAGTTGTGCATGAGCAAGGCTAAAACCGAGAACCTTGTGTACCTTGAAACTACTGGTAGCAGGCATAGTTTTGGTCACTTTGTTCGATTAGGTTATCAGCGTTGGTTAAGTCTTAAAGTAGTAAATCCAGATTTTCATATTTCCATTTCTTCCGAGAAATGGCGTtccattttatgttttaatggcTGTGGTACGGAATGGCATTTGCAAGCCACCTCTTTTAAGAAGTTAAGAGTGTTAGACTTGAGCAAGATTGAATTCAAGTCAGGTGTGCCTCGAGATATTACAGATCTTGTTTTCCTAAGGTATCTAGCATTAGCCTCATCATCAAGTATGCTTCTGAAGCATATACCTTTGGACAAGAATTGGAATCTACAGACACTAATCATCAGTGAAGAAGGAGATGCCCACAAGCTGCTGCCTCATGGAATTTTGGATAATTTGCAACAACTAAGGCATCTTGAAATCAACCACAAGCTGCAGCTTTCTATGGATCTTCTAAACCTGCAGACACTTTATTGGTTGTCTATCTCACAGTGCACACGCAAGTGTTTATGAGAATCCCGAATGTTAAAGAGTTGGGAATAGTCGCAGGAGGAGACGACGAAGTGTCGCCACAGGGTTTAAATTATCTTGAGAAGCTAAGAGTTGAGGGCTCTGAGTATAGTTTCCCACAAAACCTTAAGGAGTTGACGTTTGTGAGTACCGGCATACCATGGAGCGACATGAGTATTATTAGTATGCTACCTAATCTGGAGGTGCTTAAACTCAAGAACTCGGCCTGCACGGGACAGGTGTGGGAACTAACTGAGGATGGTGGCTTCCCTCACTTAAAAGTTCTGATCATTTCTCGCACAGATTTTAAGGAGTGGAAGGCAGACGTGGGCAATCCTTTCCCTAAACTCAAGCGCTTACAACTAAAAAAGTGCTTCGAGTTGGAAGAGATGCCAGCTTGGTTTGAAGATACCATAACACTCCAATTAATTAAGTTGGTGCACTGCTATGCTTCCCTTGTTCATTCTGCTAACAAGATTAGCGAACGACGTTATCCCTGGAATGATAGGTTAGATGTTCTTGACTTCCATACTCGACCaggtatatattatatgtgtcttaactcattattttctttaatttctttcatcTACCATTCTTTACCTTTCATaattcattttattatgataaaatactAGATTATCATTACTATGAAGAAGAAGGTTCTAGTGAATAAACTTGTGGATGGAGATCAGAAGAAAGCTAAGTATGTATCCCCATAGTTTAATGGTAAGTTAATTAGCTCTTTTCTATATATTATGCAAATAATATTGACTTCCTCCTTTCCTATTACATATATAGGTCTTGGATAACAAAAAGCAGATCCCTGGAAAGGCAAGTAGCAACCCAAGGAGGCAGAAGCTAGGGAAACTCTAAAATGGATGAAGGAATTAAACCGGCCTGGACAGAATTCAAGCAGAGATGGAAGCACTTCAAGTTCTTCAGAGCCTACATCTATAGCATTTAGACTCGTCCCACCCTTTGATCTCATCATTAATAACATTTTTAGAATAGCTGAAAATTTTCTTAACTTTTTGTTTATGAAGCGATTTGCGATATGCTTGTCCATTTGCTTACTAGAGAAGCCGTATTCAAGTTAGGTTGTGTTGTTCTTGTTCTTGACTTTCCTCCTCCCCTGTTGAGGATATGATGTACTGGTTTTTTTATCTAAATTAATGTTATGACTGCTTTGATTTCCCATAATTTGATTATGAATTGGAGGTGAAGGGTGGAACCACCATCTTTCTAGCTATTAAACAAAAATGCAAATTATAAATTGTTTTTGCttttattaatctttttaatGACTTTGTAAACTACAATTTATAACGAAGGTATCGGACGAAGGAAGCTGGTGATCATATGATCATCAATATTCACTCcagtgtgtacatatatataggggcaCACTCCCATGCGAACTACCGCCcaagtaggaaatgagaacgctcatcaaccgtccacgtgtccagattaaCAAATCAGAtgcgattttaaaaaaatgaagcggtggcattttcgtaaataactagaactttggtgcacctagtttcgcacatattttcacttacaagtgcaattaatttaccttgttaatattcatgcacctatttttgcaaatattttcacttacaaatgcaagtaatttaccttgttaatattcatgcacttggtgcaacctaggtgcacctaattataacattaggtgcacctagttataacattagatgcacCTAGTGTGCACTTAGtgttgatgctcagtgtacactTCACTTGCacctataatatattttacttgcatctgcaatacattttacttgcacttgtgcaagtaatttactttgttaacattcatgcacctatgtgcaacctatgtgcacctagttataacattaggcgcacctagttataacattaggtgcacttagtattgatactcATTGTACAATTAACTTGCACTTCTAatgcattttacttgcacgtgtgcacctattttaacttacaagtggaagtaatttactttgttaacatttatgcacatgggtgcacctagttataacattacatgcacctagttataacgttaggtgcaactacattccggacacgtggcgcgctgcgatTCGTCCGCaattctctcctgggcggcccgtatgatatatatatatatatatatatatatatatatatatatatatatatatatgtccttaatcaggtgagaacgtaaggacaaatccaaaccattgatctagtagatctaacggttgaaataaacaaaattttgtaatatttatgaaaatgaccccactcattttaaaagtttataatatttatgaaaatgaccccgctcattttttacttgatttctcatccatcagatcttgcagatcaatgatTTAGATTTGTCCTCACATCCACACCTAAAGAATTGTTCTCACCACCACTTACGATCtccaacaatgtgcactagaaggcacAATAATATGCgctggaaggcacaacaatgtgcattgcAGGCAAAATGGTGCACTGTAAGGCACAAATATGttaaacaattattgaaaagactaaatttaatacatgatcttcaacacaaatcataaacgatcacaatattcaactgaaattagtaattagtgattcatTCAAGATCAAATGTTGTTTAATATATACTACGTAGTAATTAGTTATGCTCAGCTCTAGGCAAGCTAAGCCTGCCCCCGAGGGTGCCAAGATTTCGTCTTGGAAATTAGGCGATGGCGACCCCATGGTACGCGGGGGCTGTCTCTACCTCTGGTGGGGTAGAGTAGGCTCTCTTGTTTCCCCTTCCGGCTCCTGACATCCTTACGGGAGAACATCGGCCTCCGAAGGGAGGCGGGGCCTACGTAGCCGCATTTCATATCTCCCTATTGATCTTGCAGGGTGAATTTACACTTTGCGACTCGGCCATTTTGGTGTACTCGGGCTTGTATGAAAACTGATAGAGACTAAGAGCGTATGCTTTTTGTATCGGCCCCACAGACGGTGTCAATGGTGATTCTGTCGGGACCGAGTTCACTATAAACCGAGTAAAACAACATAGAACGGAATAggaaataacaatattattaacaGGGGCGCGAGGCCTAATAGTATACGTATAAAGCCCAAAGAGTACTGGCCCAATAAAAGACGGTCCAAATAATAAAAAGGTAAATAATAGGAGGACTAGtgaataaatacaataaataaggaATTGAggaactaataaataaatagaataaaataacaCAATTAAGTTACCATTAGGACTTGAACCTAGGTCCACTACCCGGGTGGAGAAGACCTAGACCACTGAGCTAAAAAGTGGATCGTGTCTTGAGGGATGTCTTGTATAGACCAGACCcccccaccccctcccccctctcCCCCTTATATACTACTAATGGATCATCTTGCACCCTCCACATGTACGGCCTCAGGAAGGCGCGAACTCCCACTAGACACGTGTTCCACATCTTCATGTTCTAATAGTCTCAACCACTCATTAGGCACCATGTACCTAGGAACCTCCGTAAACTCCCCGAGGAATACAGGGGAATGGATACGACTCGCACCATACTTGAGGGGTATGGCGCCCACGCATAGGCACGCACCCGGGCACCCCAAGTGGCGGCGCGACCAGCCGCCACCCCGGGCGATCGGCCCACTTGGGGAACCTCGGCCTTCGACGGTGGTCGCGCCCACCCGTGTTCCCACGCGATGTGGCAGGTGCAACTAGCACCCAGGAGGCAGCGCTACTAGCCACCACCCGAGGCGGCTGGCCACGCCACCTAGGCGCTGGCAAGCACAACTGGCCCGCCTCGCCCGCGGGCAGCAACCGCGCTTGTCGAAGCCCCCGTGGCAAGGCAGTGTGGGCTGGAGCCTTGCTTTTCTCCCTCTACCTCATCTGCACTGCTCCTCTTCCTGACTTGCATTCTTCCTCCACTGGGCCTGTCTTGTGTACCACCTTGATTCTTTGGTCTTAACCCCaaccaaaataaaattgagCTCATCTCCAATAACCTCATCATTCACCTAAGACTTTCTTTGCACCTGATAtgttatctctctctctcacacacacatatatatacacacacacccaaacacacaaattttgtaatatatatttttatatatttatatattttaattttaattaattaattatttattttgatttcaattcctaTTTACTGCCAATCAAAATTATTCCTTTTAGTTAGTCCCACACTCCCACTATCATTATCTATTACCAATCCAATTCTGGTATctgaatcaaacacacccataTTCTTGTAGccaagttttcaaaaaaaaaaaattattcttgtAGCCAATACTATTATTAGGCCAATCCAATGCTTGATAGAAGATGCATTTATACAAATGCCACAATCCATAAAAATGCCTCAAAGGGCAAGATATTGGTACATGTTTTTAGAGCCtcgataaataaataaataaataaataaataaataaagagggTTTGTTGTAGCCTTGTAGGGGTAATACCACTATCTTCATGTTCAGGATTACAAATGATGACCAGCAAATTTTGATAAAATGGAGTTTAGATGACAAAATTCTCTTACAATTAAAAAAGACACACATAATAGTACAACAAAGATTATGTAGTAGCAATGAAGCTATCACCAATTTATCAAAGagaaaaatggaagattttgtaGAATATGCAACATTTGTCTACTAAGCAAAAGCCCAAATCCCAGACAATATAGGAAATAAAAAGATTTCTTGTTCTTGGCTTGAACACAACCACTAGTAGCTATACTCATAGGAGAAGTCGGAGACACCAACCATGGCAGAAAGGACCTGAGAAACAATGAAAATGCTGCCTCCAATGATAGTGAGTACGAGAATAGCAGAAATGGGGTTCTTCAACAGCTCATATATTGGCTGGAAAACAGTGTAGAGAACACCTGTGCTCACTGTCAGTGCATAAATTGCATATCTTCTCAtattgtcccaaaactcctccATTAATGGACCTTCAGGACCTAAAGCAAGTGCCTTTTCATCCCCAACACCCATAAGAAACATCACAAGTCCTATTGACACAGCTCCCAATATCAAAATTCTTGAATTCTTCTCATCATTTGACCCTGTTTCAGATAAAGAAACCCCATTTCTTGAAAGTTTCTGGGATTTGGGGGTGATTTGAAGATGGGTTTTCTTGAATGTGGTTTGAAGAAGTCGAGTCTTCTTGACACTGGGCAAATCGGTGACATTTTGGATTGCAGAAAAGGAAGGCTCCTCATTGCTTGGGTGTTTTAGGTGCGATTTGGGTTTGGTTTGGATGAGAAATGCATGATTTGAAGAGGGGGACTTGAAATTTGGGTGTTTTAAATGGAATTGAATCCTCAAAGTTCTCATGTTTCTTGGTTTCCTCGAGCACTGCAATGTGTAACTGTGTATCTTGTGTATGGTGTGTGGGTTTTAGTTGGTTCAAATTCAATCATGCCTTATCTTTCTATCTTCTTCTATTCTTCAATATATCTAAATGGGCCAGTATACTGAATATATTCGATGATTGGGCCACCAGAAGTGCATTTCACAAAGCTCGGGCCCAAAATTCCAAATCCAACAAATTATTTCTcgtaatttatatcgtggactagggtccacaatgTATTATGGACTCTAgtctaatacacagaatttgacgccataatgcattatgcacataatttatattcataatacacatactcATCAAGaggatataatgaacatgaattaaacATCtcacataatacacagaattcatgttcataattcaCAGAAGTCATGTttattatatcgtgtttatgggtatgtgtattatgaacatgaattctgtgtattatgatttatgaagtcaaattatgTGTATTGGACACGATGTAACGATCAATTATTtctctcaaaaggttgaattctcaacggcaaattattgtatggaacATGTAGCTGTGTAGGCcatgaatgtaatatatatttttaatatactaaaaatatattatttatgtactgaatgtacattatttgataatatataaaaatcatgtactttcaaataatgtactttgtgtatacaaataatgtattttttattaatagttcacacaaatgtatggatcatgatccatgaaataatgattgatcCCCCTCCCCAAGGACCCCCACACCTTGGCTTGACAAAGCATTTGGAGggatgtaaatcacggtgaTTCAATAGCTCAGCAAACAGGGTCAAATGTCACTGCGCACTAGGGATATATCTACTTGGAGTATAATCCAACACCGTCGCTGTCGAGGTTCATCTACTTGGAGTATAATCCAACACCGTCGCTGTCGAGGTTCGGCTACTTGGAGTATAATCCAACACCGTCGCTGTCGAGGTTCGGAGGGGCTGTCGAGGTTCAAACTTTGGTCTCTTATGTCAAATACTGACTATAGAACCAGTGATCTACTTGGAGTATAATCCAACACCGTCGCTGTCGAGGTTCATCTACTTGGAGTATAATCCAACACCGTCGCTGTCGAGGTTCGGCTACTTGGAGTATAATCCAACACCGTCGCTGTCGAGGTTCGGAGGGGCTGTCGAGGTTCAAACTTTGGTCTCTTATGTCAAATACTGACTATAGAACGAGTGATCTACTTGGAGTATAATCCAACACCGTCGCTAGGTCTACTAACTATAGAACCAGTGGACTAAGTCCGTACAAGCATAATTAAAGCATAGAACCAGTGGATTAAGTCTGTACAAGcataattaaagcatgtgctccatctcaactaaaagcttaagctgatagttggactgcacatattatatttatgctcatatGCTCACAagcataaattcaacaaattataccatgagcCATGATTTACATTTCCAGATGAATCACTCATACTTGTTCATTTTAGTTTactacatattcatttttaatgcaTTATAGGTTGAGTTTTAggtaatacactaaaaatgaatatgcaTTAAATATAATGAAGTAATGAACTTACTAAAAACGAACATGTCTTAAATATAATGAACTTATTAGAAATGACATGAACGGagtaacagttttttttttttttgaacacgAATAGAGTAAAACagtaaaaatgaactttttgtATATTAGAAATGAATATGTATCTCAGCGGTTCTAGCATTCTATGTAAAACCAGCAAGGTAAAATGATTATATCATGGCCAAGTATACTAATTTTCTAGCATTTGATACACAATTTATTCCGATTATTAAACTCAACAAAAATGACATCTCAACGAAATACAAAAACATCTGATCCAATTGGTCACTGCAGTCGTGCAGAATATCCACTCTGTATAACAGAACAATAACATTCACCATCTGTTATATTCttataataaaatcattttccatGCTGTAAGCTGTAAggtacactaaaaaaaaattctttacaaACCATAAAAGCATGCTATGACTCTGCAATTAACAAGAGTGAAGAGAACCACCTCTAGTACATACAGATATCCTATATCTCATGGTTCCTGATTTATTGTTCCATACAAAAAGATGGGTTATTCCACCATGGCTCACAAATTTTTGCTTAAATATTACAGAGGGTTATGGGTGAACCACACATGAGATATTTACAGTGCAGAATGAATATGGAATACCCACGTGAATATCACTTCTCTACCAAAATTGCACTGCCAAAATTGTGGGGGGTACCACAGTCGAGGGGAGGTTGTGGATGCCCGCCAGATGACAAGCAAAGCTGAGAGGATCCCTTCGTCACCACTACCAGTTCTGTAACTGAGAAGTGATACTCTTTACTACAGGGTGGTACTCTGTGTGAATGTGCCTCTTGGCTTTCTCTGAACCGGGATGCTCGAGCCACTCATCGTATAGGCCTTTTATAATGGGATTCTCCAATGGATTCGCTACCAAGACCTATAATATTGGGGCAGAATAGGAAATACAGATCAAGTTCAAAATGACTGCTTACCAAAAAGGGGgggaaaagtatattatattgaCACGATACATCAATGCTCAAAGTATAGCAACTACAGTGATAGTGGTGTGCATTTTATGTTAACATAGATGCAAGTTCATCTATGACTTAAAATATCGTAATAACATTTGTTGGACCAACATCTCAGTTAAGAGTTGAGGGTATATTATGGTAACGTAAAATTGACACATTGTGTTATATTGACTTACATTTTCCGTGTAACTTTTCTCTAACAACTGGATCAAATCTTTAGCAGATTGTCCAGGTCTTGGTTTTATTTGACCACCCCCATTTAAGCAACCTGTTTACCAATTGGGACATTATAATTCTATATCTCAAGATCACACCAGTATAAAGATGTTCAAATGCACAACTattatccaaaaaaataaaaagacctGAAGGGCAAGCCATTATCTCTAGAAAGTGATAGTCGCACTTCCCCATTTTGACTTTCCTTACTACATTCTGCAGGTTTCGGAAACCATAGCACTGTGCAAATTTCAAAACAGTTTTGCCGTCCACCTGAAGAACAGGTCATTCTTAGGCACCGATGATAATAACAATTGAAGAACAATTAAAGCCATATTTGTAAATGACTACTTAGCATGACAAAGTTGAATGACTTACTTCTAGACTCACTTCTTGGAAATCTGAATTCCTTATGATCTTAAAGTTCAACGGATTTTCGACTTCCTTCCCGAACAGTATTTTAGCAGCATGGCGGAAAACTGTCTCTGCATATCCTCCAGAGCTTCCTGGAACTCCATAGAGATGGCCTTCCTCATCAATATTTGTCAGCCTACAGATAAAAATTGGAATTCACTGTTAAACACTTAAACACACACTAACAAATAAATGACACCAACAAAGGGTATAGCTACTACTTACAATTTATCTAGTGGAAACTCTTCTAAGGCTTTAAAATCAATTGCTTTTGACTGCAGTagagaaaagaaagtaaataaaaggAGCAGACCAGAAACCCAAAAATTCTCTAactccaaaaagaaaaaaggcaaACTGTTGTCACATATATAtgcaataatatacatatatatcagaTTAACTCTGTGTGTGTACCTGTATCAACTCTAAAACCTCTCCAGTGGTCAACACTGAATCTACCTCTGTAATTTTTTCACCATCACCATCCACATTAAACACAAAGTCATCACGTGCTGCCTCGAGTTTCTTGTCATAACATGGCATCACTGTCACATGATAGATCTCCTCAGGCCTGCTCAGAAATATATATTTGGGTAAAAATTCAGTTTCCTACTGCTTCAAGGATCAGATTATCAGAATCCAATAGCTTAACTGCATGACTGTGTATGGCTAACTTCACTCATCTAATGAGAACAGAGAACATGACAACCCACAAAGCATAAAGTAAAAAAGTGCATACTGAACATCATAGTATATTAGTATGTAATGCTTATGGTACGAGGGctgtaaaatactaaaatcatcaCCTAATATGTAGCTTTTCACATATATAATTCTTAATGACAGCACCAATAGTTTGCTGGGGGCTCTTGACTGAAGAAATGAAGGGAAGAATGTATGATCCAAGTGTTTTCTCAGCATAGCATATCCACCCTGTAGTTACAGGTATATTCGAGTTCTTTAGCAAAACATGATGGATTCAACAAAGACACAAGACAAATTATCCACAGAATCAAGAAAACCGAGGCCACTAAAGAAGAGGATTAGATAGCATATATGTAACATAAAGGCAGAAGGTACCTGGACATGCAGAAGATATCATAGGTAGCTGTAATTTCGATCCCTCTCCATCTGTTGATTGGGACTGCTTATAACGTGCTATAAACTCATTACATGATTCAATCAGAGTTAAGTCTCGACTGCAGCTTGTATCAAATATAGCCTTCACACCCAAGGACTTGAAAAATGTAGTCAATTTCCTAAATACCTGAAAAGTAAGATAACCCAGTTAATCATGTTGTTCCACACGGATAAGTGAAGAGCttcaaaaactatatatataaatgcttGTGCAAAAACGCACACAcacgtatgtatgtatttatatgcTTCAACTGTAATTGAGGCCATTGAAATCAttgagaagagaagaaaaacatcCTTACAACTAACTAACCTGAAGTGGGGAAATGTCAAAGTGAACAGCAAGCGAGGCTCTAGACTGAGGAGACACAGAGATGACGACTGCTTTGCCTTTGTTTATATTTGAAAGGAACTCATCTAGGCTCTGCTTCTCAAGCATAACTGTCTCTGCCGATGTAATGCATCCGCTGCAGACAATAAAATTAGACTAAGCACCTTAAACCAAGATACTTGAATTTCCAAGCTTCAACTTGAACAAACAGAAACATTGTTCAAGCATCCAGTGTACaaggaagaaaagaaatacACCAGGATTAATCTTCAAAAGAACACCTCTACCACTTCTAACACCAAAAAT from Ipomoea triloba cultivar NCNSP0323 chromosome 6, ASM357664v1 includes:
- the LOC116022227 gene encoding uncharacterized protein LOC116022227, whose protein sequence is MRTLRIQFHLKHPNFKSPSSNHAFLIQTKPKSHLKHPSNEEPSFSAIQNVTDLPSVKKTRLLQTTFKKTHLQITPKSQKLSRNGVSLSETGSNDEKNSRILILGAVSIGLVMFLMGVGDEKALALGPEGPLMEEFWDNMRRYAIYALTVSTGVLYTVFQPIYELLKNPISAILVLTIIGGSIFIVSQVLSAMVGVSDFSYEYSY
- the LOC116022216 gene encoding protein NAR1; the protein is MSEKFSATLRIGDLNDYIAPSQGCVVSLKANSNRLEKSEGFGKVGRAAKPSVQNEPVKISLKDCLACSGCITSAETVMLEKQSLDEFLSNINKGKAVVISVSPQSRASLAVHFDISPLQVFRKLTTFFKSLGVKAIFDTSCSRDLTLIESCNEFIARYKQSQSTDGEGSKLQLPMISSACPGWICYAEKTLGSYILPFISSVKSPQQTIGAVIKNYICEKLHIRPEEIYHVTVMPCYDKKLEAARDDFVFNVDGDGEKITEVDSVLTTGEVLELIQSKAIDFKALEEFPLDKLLTNIDEEGHLYGVPGSSGGYAETVFRHAAKILFGKEVENPLNFKIIRNSDFQEVSLEVDGKTVLKFAQCYGFRNLQNVVRKVKMGKCDYHFLEIMACPSGCLNGGGQIKPRPGQSAKDLIQLLEKSYTENVLVANPLENPIIKGLYDEWLEHPGSEKAKRHIHTEYHPVVKSITSQLQNW